Proteins co-encoded in one Plectropomus leopardus isolate mb chromosome 14, YSFRI_Pleo_2.0, whole genome shotgun sequence genomic window:
- the gchfr gene encoding GTP cyclohydrolase 1 feedback regulatory protein produces the protein MPYMLISTQIRLENGPTNVGDEYSDPEVMSYLGARKITVLGNNFSEYHVDDPPRLVLNKLETLGFRVLTMTGVGQTLVWCLHKETE, from the exons ATGCCTTACATGTTGATCAGCACGCAGATCCGACTG gAGAATGGTCCAACAAATGTGGGAGATGAATATTCTGATCCAGAAGTAATGAGTTACCTCGGAGCAAGGAAAATAACCGTGCTGGGAAACAACTT TTCCGAGTACCATGTGGACGACCCACCTCGGCTGGTGCTGAACAAGCTGGAGACGCTCGGCTTCCGCGTGCTGACGATGACGGGGGTGGGACAGACGCTGGTGTGGTGCCTCCACAAGGAGACGGAGTGA